One stretch of Campylobacter sp. CCS1377 DNA includes these proteins:
- a CDS encoding type VI secretion system baseplate subunit TssG: MKDFDSYSFYKLLNTLLKQYDKKDIFLRTNKSLKHPHKEIEKLHFSKDKIPIELIINFMGLHGVSSQLPSYMLDKLSRNEDGNEGWSLFFDFFNHYLLWVFFESIGLKSYPRSFNKDFSDVISKILFNILGIKEQSIAIKYLPFAPLLLSLRRPKTYIERVLQSNFNLKNKLSIIENLPHQILIAKSQKNNLGIKNHILGKNFILGDTFLSHQNKIAIFIKDIEYQDAIEYLPHGSKYQDLKDSIIFLTNNEFCVDLYLKINYSKRMNFILGDESTAKLGWAKILGKTKKNYAIMHIKLYE; the protein is encoded by the coding sequence ATGAAAGATTTTGATTCTTATAGTTTTTACAAATTACTTAACACTCTATTAAAGCAATATGATAAGAAAGATATTTTTTTAAGAACCAATAAAAGTTTAAAACATCCTCATAAAGAAATAGAAAAACTTCATTTTTCAAAAGATAAAATACCTATTGAATTGATAATTAATTTTATGGGTTTACATGGAGTTTCATCGCAACTTCCTTCTTATATGTTGGATAAACTCTCTAGAAATGAAGATGGCAATGAAGGATGGAGTTTATTTTTTGATTTTTTCAATCATTATTTGCTTTGGGTTTTTTTTGAAAGCATAGGTTTAAAAAGTTATCCTAGATCTTTTAATAAAGATTTTAGTGATGTTATTTCAAAAATTTTATTTAATATCTTAGGTATTAAAGAGCAATCTATCGCAATAAAATATTTACCATTTGCTCCTTTGCTTTTAAGTTTGAGACGTCCAAAGACATACATTGAAAGAGTTTTGCAAAGTAATTTTAATTTAAAAAATAAATTAAGTATTATAGAAAATTTACCCCACCAAATTTTAATTGCAAAATCCCAAAAAAATAATCTAGGCATAAAAAATCATATTTTAGGAAAAAACTTTATTTTGGGTGATACATTTTTATCTCATCAAAATAAAATTGCTATTTTTATAAAAGATATTGAATACCAAGATGCTATAGAATATTTACCTCATGGCAGTAAATATCAAGACTTAAAAGATAGTATTATATTTTTAACCAATAATGAGTTTTGTGTTGATTTGTATTTAAAAATTAATTATTCAAAAAGAATGAATTTTATATTAGGAGATGAAAGTACTGCTAAACTTGGATGGGCTAAAATTTTAGGAAAGACAAAAAAAAATTATGCAATTATGCATATTAAATTATATGAATAA
- the tssF gene encoding type VI secretion system baseplate subunit TssF gives MKNNVFYYQRELNYLHETREYFIKYFPKLAPFLAYNSKDPDVERIIENLAILTSKIHQELDENIPHIAESLINIIAPNYTNSLPSLCMQEFNFDKKNKENKLIIPKGTIVKSKAIDKCICEFQTIYDVYLYPLSIKEVFLGSKNQDYTLNLKMQIDKTDTRICDLNLDKMVLYLGNEIYSSTTLLLYVHSYLKELKIQCLDTNEEFKLGIYDIEKIGLENEESALFYNDLGFESFSLLREYFFLPQKFNFFKIKGLDILRECQGREINIEFKFSKPFPKNCLFRKELFSLSMTPIINIFKKSAEPFINDNKRDGYRIFIDRTQPNAYEIIQILQVKAHNSNGGRRVLKNYKSFERFEFLKENKSDFYALNTKKNSKGEVFKEISFFSSNFIDETVSIETLCSNKNLPSRLQIADINICDLKDVLTKNIQVPSKTRECNIDGNLLWKFVSMLSFSYQTMLNKNAFFGVLESYSFLEDKENEESYRLLKEAIVNINSKSVYLIDEHITKKGTSAIFELKDSCFYSLGEVYRLGLILSKFLSSFASINSFCELTIKCVDSKEILHYPAIFGKKDLI, from the coding sequence ATGAAAAATAATGTTTTTTACTATCAAAGAGAACTTAATTATTTGCATGAAACAAGAGAATATTTTATAAAATATTTTCCAAAACTCGCACCTTTTTTAGCTTATAATAGCAAAGATCCTGATGTTGAGAGAATCATTGAAAATCTAGCTATTTTAACTTCAAAAATTCATCAAGAACTTGATGAAAATATTCCTCATATAGCAGAATCTTTAATTAATATTATAGCTCCAAATTATACAAATTCTTTACCCTCGCTTTGTATGCAAGAATTTAACTTTGATAAGAAAAACAAGGAAAACAAATTAATCATTCCCAAAGGCACTATAGTTAAATCCAAAGCTATAGATAAATGTATTTGCGAATTTCAAACAATTTATGATGTTTATTTATATCCTTTATCTATTAAAGAGGTTTTTTTAGGAAGTAAAAACCAAGATTATACTTTGAATTTAAAAATGCAAATCGATAAAACAGATACTAGAATATGCGATTTAAACTTGGATAAAATGGTTTTATATCTAGGTAATGAAATTTATAGTTCCACAACTTTACTTTTATATGTGCATTCTTATTTAAAAGAGCTTAAAATTCAATGTTTGGATACCAATGAAGAGTTTAAACTTGGTATTTATGATATAGAAAAAATAGGACTTGAAAATGAAGAGAGTGCTTTATTTTATAATGACTTAGGGTTTGAAAGTTTTTCATTATTAAGAGAATATTTCTTCTTGCCGCAAAAATTTAATTTTTTTAAAATAAAAGGGTTGGATATTTTAAGAGAATGCCAAGGAAGAGAAATCAATATAGAATTTAAATTTTCCAAGCCTTTTCCTAAAAATTGTTTATTTAGAAAAGAATTGTTTTCACTAAGTATGACACCTATTATTAATATTTTTAAAAAGAGTGCTGAACCTTTTATTAACGATAACAAAAGAGATGGTTATAGAATTTTTATAGATAGAACACAGCCTAATGCTTATGAAATTATCCAAATACTTCAGGTTAAAGCACACAACAGCAATGGGGGAAGAAGGGTATTAAAAAATTACAAAAGTTTTGAGCGTTTTGAATTTTTAAAAGAAAATAAGAGTGATTTTTATGCTTTAAATACTAAAAAGAATTCTAAAGGAGAAGTATTTAAAGAAATTTCTTTTTTTTCTTCTAATTTTATAGATGAAACTGTAAGTATAGAAACTCTATGTTCAAATAAAAACTTGCCTTCAAGACTACAAATAGCTGATATTAATATTTGCGATTTAAAGGATGTTTTAACTAAAAATATACAAGTTCCAAGTAAAACAAGAGAATGCAATATTGATGGAAATTTGCTGTGGAAATTTGTATCCATGCTTTCTTTTTCTTATCAAACTATGTTAAATAAAAACGCTTTTTTTGGAGTATTAGAGAGCTATAGTTTTTTAGAGGATAAAGAAAATGAAGAAAGCTATAGGCTTTTAAAAGAAGCTATTGTTAATATCAACAGCAAAAGCGTTTATCTGATTGATGAGCACATTACCAAAAAAGGAACAAGTGCAATATTTGAATTAAAAGACTCTTGTTTTTATTCCTTAGGAGAAGTATATAGATTGGGACTTATTTTATCAAAATTTTTATCATCTTTTGCCAGTATTAATTCGTTTTGTGAGCTTACAATAAAATGTGTTGATTCTAAAGAAATTTTACATTACCCTGCGATTTTTGGAAAAAAAGATCTAATATGA
- a CDS encoding helix-turn-helix domain-containing protein translates to MDMDNIVICKASDLEDIFKKILKENELIKNKTDENLNVQQASNYLKISTSKLYKDCNLGKVPFYKIGKKLVFKKDDLDEYLKLNSSKNSLKF, encoded by the coding sequence ATGGATATGGATAATATAGTAATTTGCAAAGCTAGTGATCTTGAAGATATTTTTAAAAAGATTTTAAAAGAAAATGAATTAATCAAAAATAAAACTGATGAAAATTTAAATGTACAACAGGCTTCAAATTATTTAAAAATAAGCACTTCAAAACTTTACAAGGATTGTAATTTAGGAAAAGTTCCTTTTTATAAAATTGGTAAAAAACTTGTTTTTAAAAAAGATGATCTTGATGAATATTTAAAACTTAATAGCTCTAAAAATAGTTTAAAATTTTAA
- the tssC gene encoding type VI secretion system contractile sheath large subunit, translated as MTNKTTQTPIIESIMEKSKYAKNDESYSIAKRGVAEFISEIVKSDNVEDKINKFALDEMIAHIDDLLSKQMDEILHNEEFQKLESTWRGLRFLVERTDFNENIKINLFDITKEEALEDFENNPDITQSVIYKNIYSSEYGQFGGEPVGAIIGDYQLSSASPDMTFLNKMSSIAAMSHSPFLTSFGPKFFGLEDYSELANIQDLKSLLEGPQYTRWRTFRENEDSKYTGVMVTRFLTRSPYDVEENPIKSFNYKENVHASHNHLLWGNSAYAFATRLTESFAKYRWCGNIIGPKSGGAVKDLPTYLYESYGTMQSKIPTEVLISDRREYELSEEGFITLTLRRDTNNAAFFSANSVLKPKTFANTPEGKEAEMNYRLGTQLPYIFLISRLAHYLKVLQREEIGSWKERNDIEEGLNSWVRQYVSDQENPPAEVRSRRPFRGVKVKVDDIAGEVGWYKIGLSVRPHFKYMGGNFELSLVGKLDKE; from the coding sequence ATGACAAATAAAACAACCCAAACTCCAATCATTGAAAGCATTATGGAAAAAAGCAAATATGCCAAAAATGATGAAAGTTATAGCATAGCAAAAAGAGGCGTTGCAGAATTTATTTCAGAAATTGTTAAAAGTGATAATGTTGAGGATAAAATCAATAAATTTGCACTCGATGAAATGATTGCACATATTGATGATTTATTATCAAAACAAATGGATGAAATTTTACACAATGAAGAATTTCAAAAGCTTGAATCCACTTGGCGCGGTCTTAGATTTTTGGTTGAAAGGACTGATTTTAATGAAAATATAAAAATCAATCTGTTTGATATTACAAAGGAAGAGGCTTTAGAAGATTTTGAAAATAATCCTGATATTACACAAAGTGTTATTTATAAAAACATTTATTCTTCAGAATACGGACAATTTGGTGGCGAGCCAGTAGGTGCTATTATTGGAGATTATCAGCTTAGCTCAGCAAGTCCTGATATGACTTTTTTAAATAAGATGTCAAGTATTGCAGCCATGAGTCACTCTCCTTTCTTAACCTCTTTTGGACCAAAATTTTTTGGACTTGAAGATTATTCTGAACTTGCCAATATCCAAGATTTAAAATCTTTATTAGAGGGTCCTCAATATACAAGATGGAGAACTTTTAGAGAAAATGAAGATTCTAAATATACAGGAGTGATGGTTACGAGATTTTTAACAAGAAGTCCTTATGATGTGGAAGAAAATCCTATTAAAAGTTTTAATTATAAAGAAAATGTTCATGCCTCTCATAATCATTTATTATGGGGCAATTCAGCTTATGCTTTTGCCACAAGATTAACAGAAAGTTTTGCAAAATATAGATGGTGTGGAAATATTATAGGACCAAAAAGCGGTGGGGCGGTTAAAGATTTACCTACTTATCTTTATGAAAGTTATGGAACTATGCAATCAAAAATCCCAACAGAAGTTTTAATTAGCGATAGGAGAGAATATGAACTTTCAGAAGAAGGTTTTATTACCTTAACTTTGCGTAGAGATACTAATAATGCGGCTTTCTTTTCTGCCAATAGTGTTTTAAAACCAAAAACATTTGCCAATACCCCAGAAGGCAAAGAAGCTGAAATGAATTATCGTTTAGGTACTCAACTTCCTTATATATTTTTAATTTCAAGACTGGCTCATTATTTAAAAGTTCTTCAAAGAGAAGAAATTGGCAGTTGGAAAGAAAGAAACGATATTGAAGAAGGATTAAATTCTTGGGTAAGACAATATGTTTCAGATCAAGAAAATCCTCCTGCTGAAGTAAGAAGTAGAAGGCCATTTAGAGGGGTAAAAGTCAAAGTAGATGATATAGCTGGCGAAGTAGGATGGTATAAAATAGGACTTAGTGTAAGACCTCATTTTAAATATATGGGTGGTAATTTTGAGCTTTCTTTAGTAGGAAAATTAGATAAAGAATAA
- the tssK gene encoding type VI secretion system baseplate subunit TssK yields the protein MADKLKVAWFDGLNIGQTHFEQQERFLNRNIDLKTIHIYSNLYGIIDLEFSQEMLMQGKIALSKISGIAQDGSIFNAPEQDLLPKPLEINYESLINSVIVLKIPLGLSTIADLSLRNSLSNSKYICLRSNIALRNYDDSQTDILHHLENEDELENTAFTQEKRALLLASLRLKLGILGNSTPDELELPIAKIKNIDANKKIELENDFIPTCLNISKIPIIRSFLEENIHAIKQHKSVLNNVFKGIDQTKNTLDFSTFLSLNLLKKWYLIFSHLANKDKIHPEILYEKFLEFQGELSAFSNDETFLEFIPYKHDNLNETFLSLINNLRLLFSKITSPKYTMAKIINNQNGFYDFIFDNSGILEDAEIYFAIKAEVSTEYLLSHFKTQSKIHTQSKIKNIVATQLKGINVDQVPNVPSSIPYLNGYIYYKIDKKDELFKDFKGENVISFYLTNNINNPDIKMWAVF from the coding sequence ATGGCAGATAAATTAAAAGTTGCTTGGTTTGATGGCTTAAATATAGGACAAACTCATTTTGAGCAGCAAGAAAGATTTTTAAATAGAAATATAGACTTAAAAACAATTCATATCTATAGCAATCTATATGGAATTATAGATTTGGAGTTCTCACAAGAAATGTTAATGCAAGGTAAAATCGCACTTTCGAAAATTTCAGGCATTGCACAAGATGGCAGTATTTTTAATGCGCCTGAACAAGACTTGCTTCCTAAGCCGCTTGAGATTAACTACGAATCCTTAATCAATTCAGTCATTGTTTTAAAAATTCCATTAGGACTTAGCACTATAGCTGATTTATCTTTACGCAACAGTCTTTCAAATTCTAAATATATTTGCCTTAGGAGCAATATTGCTCTAAGAAATTACGATGATTCTCAAACGGATATTTTACACCATCTTGAAAATGAAGATGAGCTTGAAAATACAGCTTTTACCCAAGAAAAAAGAGCTTTGCTTTTGGCGAGTTTGAGATTAAAACTTGGTATTTTGGGTAATTCAACCCCCGATGAACTTGAACTACCTATTGCAAAAATTAAAAATATTGATGCTAACAAAAAAATTGAATTAGAAAATGATTTTATACCTACTTGTCTTAACATAAGTAAAATTCCCATCATCAGATCTTTTTTAGAGGAAAATATTCATGCAATCAAACAACATAAAAGTGTTTTAAATAATGTATTTAAAGGCATAGATCAAACCAAAAATACTTTAGATTTTAGTACATTTTTATCTTTAAATCTTTTAAAAAAATGGTACTTAATCTTCTCACATTTGGCAAATAAAGATAAAATCCACCCTGAAATTTTATATGAAAAATTCTTAGAATTTCAAGGAGAACTATCAGCTTTTAGCAATGATGAGACTTTTTTAGAATTTATTCCTTATAAACATGACAATTTAAATGAAACTTTTTTAAGTTTAATAAATAACTTAAGATTATTATTTTCAAAAATAACTAGCCCAAAATACACAATGGCTAAGATTATTAATAATCAGAATGGATTTTATGATTTTATATTTGATAATTCAGGAATTTTAGAAGATGCAGAAATTTATTTTGCGATTAAGGCTGAAGTCAGTACAGAGTATTTGCTAAGTCATTTTAAAACCCAAAGCAAAATTCACACTCAAAGCAAGATTAAAAATATAGTTGCAACCCAGCTTAAAGGAATTAATGTTGATCAAGTGCCTAATGTTCCATCTAGCATTCCTTATTTAAATGGTTATATTTATTACAAAATTGACAAAAAAGATGAATTATTTAAAGATTTTAAAGGAGAAAATGTTATAAGTTTTTATTTAACTAATAATATTAATAATCCTGATATTAAAATGTGGGCGGTATTTTAA
- the tssJ gene encoding type VI secretion system lipoprotein TssJ, whose product MFNVKFFIFILLSLFLSACSSNVSVQINNLENSNLNNRFDDVPITVIVYQLKDIKKFEEASDLDLATREDGVLGKDKIDSIKLQIAPKDKVIAVKVNDEEVPYIGVLALFANHTKKTTKIGVKTEEASGFGSNKILKFEISKEGIKKSK is encoded by the coding sequence ATGTTTAATGTAAAATTTTTTATTTTTATACTATTGTCATTATTCTTAAGTGCATGTTCTAGCAATGTAAGTGTTCAAATTAATAATTTAGAAAATTCCAATCTCAATAATAGATTTGATGATGTACCCATTACTGTAATTGTTTATCAATTAAAAGACATAAAGAAATTTGAAGAAGCAAGTGATTTAGATTTAGCAACCAGAGAAGATGGGGTTTTAGGTAAAGATAAAATAGATTCTATTAAATTACAAATTGCCCCAAAAGATAAAGTAATAGCTGTAAAAGTTAATGATGAAGAAGTTCCTTATATAGGGGTTTTAGCTCTTTTTGCAAATCATACAAAAAAAACCACAAAAATAGGAGTAAAAACAGAAGAGGCTAGTGGATTTGGTAGTAATAAAATTTTAAAATTTGAAATCAGCAAAGAAGGCATCAAGAAAAGTAAATAG
- the tssB gene encoding type VI secretion system contractile sheath small subunit — protein sequence MSDGSRAPKERINITYKAKTNGQNAEIELPLKLMVMANLKGKNETPLEEREILQINKNNFDQVMQKLDINTSFSVKNTLGTPAEELDVNLHISSMKDFSPDYLVYQIPELRKLMQLREALMALKGPLGNIPDFRKAVLEALKDEKTKEKLLVEIKKEEE from the coding sequence ATGTCAGATGGCTCTCGCGCACCAAAAGAACGCATCAATATAACATATAAAGCTAAAACTAATGGGCAAAATGCTGAAATAGAATTGCCGTTAAAATTAATGGTAATGGCAAATTTAAAAGGAAAAAACGAAACTCCTTTAGAAGAAAGAGAAATTTTGCAAATCAATAAAAATAATTTTGATCAAGTAATGCAAAAATTAGATATAAATACAAGTTTTAGTGTTAAAAATACTTTAGGAACGCCAGCGGAAGAACTTGATGTTAATCTTCATATTTCCAGCATGAAAGATTTTTCACCTGATTATTTAGTTTACCAAATTCCTGAGTTAAGAAAGCTAATGCAATTAAGAGAAGCTTTGATGGCTCTAAAGGGTCCTTTGGGAAATATACCTGATTTTAGAAAAGCTGTTTTAGAAGCATTAAAAGATGAAAAAACAAAAGAAAAGTTACTTGTAGAAATCAAAAAAGAAGAAGAATAG
- a CDS encoding GPW/gp25 family protein: MSLLDKLIHELDEQNTHVPFYQNDYEDIKNSIKVLLNAKLDDCYTIKDLGMPNLIDSNLNSNELCVSMAKEIQKLIVLYEQRIRIISITYDNSLSPCQLSFFLKCTFCDDNFKEFNIEIIFKNNRYCEVV; encoded by the coding sequence ATGTCTTTACTCGATAAACTCATACACGAATTAGACGAGCAAAACACGCATGTTCCTTTTTATCAAAACGATTATGAGGATATTAAAAATAGTATAAAAGTTTTGCTCAATGCTAAACTTGATGATTGTTATACCATAAAAGATTTAGGTATGCCAAATTTAATTGATAGCAACCTTAATTCTAATGAATTATGTGTTTCTATGGCAAAAGAAATACAAAAACTCATTGTTTTATATGAACAAAGAATAAGAATAATTTCCATTACTTATGATAATAGCTTGAGTCCCTGTCAGCTTTCTTTCTTTTTAAAATGCACCTTTTGTGATGATAATTTTAAGGAATTTAATATAGAAATCATTTTTAAAAATAATAGGTATTGTGAGGTTGTATGA
- a CDS encoding tyrosine-type recombinase/integrase, which produces MKNLVKIKEYKGIYFIDKDKKLEDIKEISLVELQRRLTIPYELAIRYYEGKKSSYEIFPILNNTQTLKKNCELIALQRINGKFAKKFKIKEPKLNEVFEEWISMRKNTISKKHYEVTIFSYNAHIKDVIGNIKIKQVKLKDMQNIVNKMIDQGKSPRTTKTIKDILSPVFEFAIKNDYIEKNMAREIEIQKFDNKRYFTIDDEDRNALYKAIINYENLMIRAMFIFLLHGRRKSEVLTLKWDNIDFANKIYFLPSSQNKSRKNLQFPLSSLQIEALKSIGVKNKGYVFIKEDGNPYKDIRWHWDKINQKLKTPIRLHDLRHLIGYIGINMGISLEAIGETLGHSSIGVTKRYANIKNETINNTLNAIFSNFKTEKR; this is translated from the coding sequence TTGAAAAATCTAGTAAAAATAAAAGAATATAAGGGTATATATTTTATAGACAAAGATAAGAAATTAGAGGATATAAAAGAAATTAGCTTAGTAGAATTACAAAGAAGATTAACTATCCCATACGAATTAGCTATAAGATATTATGAAGGAAAAAAATCAAGTTATGAGATATTTCCTATTTTAAATAACACCCAGACCCTTAAAAAGAATTGTGAGTTAATTGCCTTGCAAAGAATTAATGGAAAATTTGCAAAGAAATTTAAAATTAAAGAACCTAAACTAAATGAAGTGTTTGAAGAATGGATTAGTATGCGAAAAAATACTATTTCTAAAAAACATTACGAGGTAACCATATTTTCATATAATGCACATATAAAAGATGTTATAGGAAACATCAAAATAAAACAAGTCAAATTAAAAGATATGCAAAATATTGTCAATAAAATGATTGATCAAGGCAAATCTCCAAGAACAACAAAAACAATAAAAGACATACTTTCTCCAGTATTTGAATTTGCTATTAAAAATGATTATATAGAAAAAAATATGGCAAGAGAAATAGAGATACAAAAATTTGACAACAAAAGATATTTTACTATTGATGATGAGGATAGAAATGCTCTTTATAAAGCTATTATAAATTATGAAAATTTAATGATACGAGCTATGTTTATATTTCTTTTACATGGAAGAAGAAAAAGTGAAGTTCTTACATTAAAATGGGACAATATTGACTTTGCTAATAAAATTTATTTTTTACCTTCAAGCCAAAACAAATCAAGGAAAAACTTACAATTTCCGTTAAGTTCTTTACAAATAGAAGCTTTAAAAAGCATTGGAGTAAAAAATAAAGGATATGTTTTTATTAAAGAAGATGGAAACCCTTATAAAGATATAAGATGGCATTGGGATAAAATAAATCAAAAATTAAAAACTCCTATTAGATTGCATGACTTAAGACATTTAATAGGATATATAGGTATTAATATGGGTATATCTTTAGAAGCTATTGGAGAAACATTAGGACATTCAAGCATAGGAGTTACAAAAAGATATGCAAATATTAAAAATGAAACTATTAATAATACTTTAAATGCTATTTTTAGTAATTTTAAAACTGAAAAACGCTAA
- a CDS encoding type VI secretion system domain-containing protein has protein sequence MLFSSDLKNDLAKLEEFHLLEDEMSKYKTLNHENINWDKVYEYSEIILKNHSLNLKICNYLLLSCFYSNKEKYFHQLLLLLKHLEQLLNQDNDFLHTQKKKIKNLIDNFLNEYNKTQPSLAFDITKDFNEIFAKLEQILHCQFLKLKLSDKTPVILEPVKQELKTQNQSTHSLNEREYKAFYQNLAFELLDEDENNLNAYAIFTQAMWGKIKNLPQNSNNITRLRYPDLNLILALQEEKENKKEHIKYFMSNLILNPFWLEGMKLFCEFLDKNKKTAASKILISLTHDFINKFEGINKLCFETGQMLCKEEIINYFTRLNIKEKKPIWQDNQIQKVQKDLEQILIDIDNANINNSLMNNIHSLLEIAKVFENKGMKKNAKIFYLYLVELMEKTLLKDYLLEEYENAKEKVK, from the coding sequence ATGCTTTTTAGTAGTGATTTAAAAAATGATTTAGCTAAATTAGAAGAATTTCATTTGCTTGAAGATGAAATGTCAAAATACAAAACCTTAAATCATGAAAATATTAATTGGGATAAAGTTTATGAGTATTCAGAAATAATATTAAAAAATCATTCGCTTAATTTAAAAATTTGCAATTATCTTCTCTTATCTTGTTTTTATTCTAATAAAGAAAAATATTTCCATCAGCTTTTATTGCTTTTAAAACATTTAGAGCAATTGCTTAATCAAGATAATGATTTTTTACATACTCAAAAGAAAAAAATTAAAAATCTTATTGATAATTTCTTAAATGAATACAACAAAACACAACCTTCTTTAGCTTTTGATATTACAAAAGATTTTAATGAAATTTTTGCTAAATTAGAACAAATTTTACATTGTCAGTTTTTAAAACTTAAACTCAGTGATAAAACTCCTGTGATTTTAGAGCCAGTAAAACAAGAATTAAAAACACAAAATCAAAGCACACATTCTTTAAATGAAAGAGAATATAAAGCCTTTTATCAAAACTTAGCTTTTGAACTTTTAGATGAAGATGAAAATAATCTCAATGCCTATGCAATTTTTACGCAAGCCATGTGGGGAAAAATTAAAAATTTACCTCAAAACAGCAATAATATTACAAGATTAAGATATCCTGATCTTAATTTAATTCTAGCTTTGCAAGAAGAAAAAGAAAACAAAAAAGAACATATAAAATATTTTATGAGTAATCTTATTTTAAATCCCTTTTGGCTAGAAGGAATGAAGCTTTTTTGTGAATTTTTAGACAAAAACAAAAAAACAGCAGCATCAAAAATACTCATAAGTCTTACTCATGATTTTATTAACAAATTTGAAGGTATTAACAAGCTTTGTTTTGAAACAGGGCAAATGCTTTGTAAAGAAGAAATTATCAATTATTTTACAAGATTAAACATCAAAGAAAAAAAACCTATTTGGCAAGATAATCAAATACAAAAAGTACAAAAGGATTTGGAGCAAATCTTGATAGATATTGATAATGCAAATATCAATAATTCTTTAATGAATAATATTCACTCCTTGCTTGAAATAGCAAAAGTCTTTGAAAATAAAGGTATGAAAAAAAATGCCAAAATTTTTTATTTATATTTAGTGGAATTAATGGAAAAAACCTTGTTAAAAGATTATTTGCTAGAAGAATATGAAAATGCAAAAGAAAAAGTTAAATAA
- the icmH gene encoding type IVB secretion system protein IcmH/DotU: MQENISKNKEELSLILNSKLEGLKNNKIIDYSLELLLLSYRLSKITSLETHFVANLRETLINSILAISAKLSACKEYEEKDIIKFRYCLCVFIDESLMKNENFIDFWANNTLTVRLFDETLGGNNFYDIALSWLNNPAKNKDFLEFIYTCLILGYKGKYSDNKDCEERIIHLCNNIATSLASLYTLEEQLAFNKAYEISFKENAWQKFMRLYFNKLIIILPLIFILTIFSYSIFNLETNNKRIENNVSKLVQQLKSVDK, encoded by the coding sequence ATGCAAGAAAACATAAGCAAAAATAAAGAAGAATTAAGTCTAATTCTTAACTCAAAACTAGAAGGACTTAAAAATAATAAAATAATAGATTATTCTTTAGAGCTTCTTTTGCTTTCTTATAGACTTTCAAAAATTACTTCTTTGGAGACACATTTTGTTGCAAATTTAAGAGAAACTCTGATTAATAGTATTTTAGCCATAAGTGCTAAGTTAAGTGCTTGTAAGGAATATGAAGAAAAAGACATTATAAAATTCAGATATTGTCTTTGTGTTTTTATAGATGAAAGCTTAATGAAAAATGAGAATTTTATTGATTTTTGGGCTAATAATACTTTAACCGTGAGATTATTTGATGAAACCTTAGGGGGAAATAATTTTTATGATATAGCACTATCTTGGCTTAATAATCCTGCAAAAAACAAAGACTTTTTAGAATTCATATATACTTGTTTGATTTTAGGTTATAAAGGAAAATATAGCGATAATAAAGACTGTGAAGAAAGGATAATTCATCTTTGTAATAATATTGCTACTTCCTTAGCATCCTTATATACCTTAGAAGAACAATTAGCTTTTAATAAAGCTTACGAGATTAGCTTTAAAGAAAATGCTTGGCAAAAATTTATGAGATTGTATTTTAATAAACTTATTATAATCTTGCCTTTGATTTTTATACTCACAATATTTTCCTATTCTATTTTTAATCTTGAAACCAATAACAAAAGAATAGAAAACAATGTAAGCAAGCTTGTGCAACAGCTTAAGAGCGTGGATAAGTGA